One region of Mucilaginibacter sp. 14171R-50 genomic DNA includes:
- a CDS encoding Lrp/AsnC family transcriptional regulator, producing the protein MAQELDKIDLQILKILQENGRITNLQLSNEIGLSPAPTLERVRKLENAAFIKSYHALVDEEKLGLGIKTFIQISLDFHQKNTIQTFLDEIQTIKEITECHHVTGQCDFLLKVYVRDIKSYEQLIMEKISRITVVKTFQTMMIMSTSKKEPIVPLEY; encoded by the coding sequence ATGGCTCAAGAATTAGACAAAATAGACCTTCAGATACTAAAAATTTTACAGGAGAACGGCCGCATAACAAACTTGCAGCTTTCAAATGAAATAGGCTTATCGCCCGCGCCAACTTTAGAAAGAGTGCGTAAACTGGAAAATGCCGCGTTTATAAAAAGCTATCATGCCCTGGTAGATGAAGAAAAACTTGGGCTGGGTATTAAAACCTTTATACAGATATCCCTGGATTTTCATCAAAAAAATACTATTCAAACTTTTTTAGATGAAATACAAACCATTAAAGAAATAACAGAGTGTCATCATGTTACGGGCCAGTGCGACTTTTTACTGAAGGTGTATGTACGGGACATTAAATCGTACGAACAACTGATCATGGAAAAGATAAGCCGTATTACAGTGGTTAAAACTTTCCAAACCATGATGATCATGAGCACCAGCAAAAAAGAACCGATAGTGCCGCTTGAATATTAG
- the ung gene encoding uracil-DNA glycosylase, whose product MAGELHPSWKEHLSAEFEKPYMHTLKAFLKTEKDNGHIIYPKNADIFNAFNITPFDDVKVVILGQDPYHGPHQAHGLSFSVQQGVAVPPSLKNIYKELSTDIPGFHIPQTGDLTKWAEQGVLLLNATLTVRAATAGSHQKKGWEKFTDAAIKTLSDEKKGIVFILWGAYAQSKAALINPDNNHLIIKSTHPSPLAVSHGGFFGSKPFSKTNDFLVKQGKKPIDWQL is encoded by the coding sequence ATGGCAGGAGAATTACACCCATCTTGGAAGGAACATTTAAGCGCAGAGTTTGAAAAGCCGTACATGCACACCCTTAAAGCTTTCCTTAAAACCGAGAAAGACAACGGCCACATTATTTACCCCAAAAATGCCGACATTTTTAACGCCTTTAACATTACACCTTTTGACGATGTTAAGGTTGTGATATTGGGCCAGGATCCCTATCATGGCCCGCACCAGGCACACGGCTTGTCGTTTTCGGTACAACAGGGAGTGGCCGTGCCGCCGTCGTTAAAAAACATATATAAGGAACTATCAACCGATATCCCGGGCTTCCATATCCCCCAAACCGGCGACCTCACCAAATGGGCCGAGCAAGGCGTGCTGTTATTAAACGCTACCTTAACAGTTAGGGCTGCAACGGCCGGCTCACACCAAAAAAAGGGTTGGGAAAAGTTTACTGACGCAGCTATCAAAACCTTATCCGACGAGAAGAAAGGTATAGTGTTTATACTTTGGGGGGCCTACGCCCAATCAAAAGCCGCCCTAATCAACCCTGACAACAACCACCTGATCATTAAATCCACTCACCCATCACCATTAGCGGTTAGCCACGGCGGGTTCTTTGGGTCGAAACCGTTCTCAAAAACTAATGATTTCCTGGTAAAACAGGGGAAAAAGCCGATTGATTGGCAATTGTAG
- a CDS encoding DUF2892 domain-containing protein → MSNIVRLIVACVIMGAGVTFCAFGFWGWGILIFLLGGITLLTFFFNENMLLAQFYLRRENSEKAEAALLKITDYEKQLYKSQHGYYNLLIGLIESRKAPLKSEKYFKKALQLGMGMSHNIALAKLSLAGISMAKRNKREAEMYLKEAAKDDKNKLLADQIKMMKGQMSQMDKQQVVRGGFRQKF, encoded by the coding sequence ATGTCGAATATAGTTAGGTTAATTGTTGCTTGTGTTATAATGGGTGCCGGGGTTACATTCTGCGCCTTTGGTTTTTGGGGATGGGGGATACTGATATTTTTATTAGGCGGTATTACGTTGCTTACCTTCTTTTTTAATGAGAATATGCTGCTTGCCCAATTTTATCTGCGCCGCGAAAACTCAGAAAAGGCCGAAGCAGCCCTGCTTAAAATAACCGACTATGAAAAACAACTTTACAAAAGCCAGCATGGTTATTACAACCTGTTAATTGGTTTAATAGAATCGCGCAAGGCTCCGTTAAAATCAGAGAAATACTTCAAGAAAGCCCTTCAACTGGGCATGGGCATGTCGCACAATATTGCGCTGGCCAAATTAAGCCTTGCTGGTATATCAATGGCAAAACGCAACAAACGCGAGGCCGAGATGTATTTGAAAGAGGCAGCAAAGGATGACAAGAACAAGCTACTTGCCGACCAGATAAAGATGATGAAGGGCCAGATGTCGCAAATGGATAAGCAGCAGGTAGTGCGCGGCGGGTTCCGTCAAAAATTCTAA
- the lysS gene encoding lysine--tRNA ligase, with amino-acid sequence MSNALSEQEIQRRKSLNDLRELGINPYPAEAFDVTAWAQDINDNFEAEPDKYKQVVIAGRIMTRRIMGSASFFELQDSTGRVQIYIKRDDICPGEDKTLYNTVFKKLLDIGDYVGVKGFVFLTQTGEISVHTEELTVLSKSLKPLPVVKREDDGTIHDGFTDPEMRYRQRYVDLTVNPEYKNIFINRSKVISSMRAYFNAQGWMEVETPILQPVHGGAAARPFATHHNTLDMPLFLRIANELYLKRLIVAGFDGVYEFGKMFRNEGMDRTHNPEFTAMEIYVAYKDYVWMMAMVEECLETVAKAVHGVPVVQVGQNEINFAGPYEKLSMYDSILKYTGIDVSAMDETGLRKVCADLAIEVDASMGKGKLIDEIFSAKVEHNLIQPTYITDYPIEMTPLAKKHRTKDGLVERFELFVNGKEIANAYSELNDPIDQRERLEEQLVLAGRGDDEAMAMDDDFLRALEYGMPPTSGLGIGIDRLVMLMTNQSTIQEVLFFPQMRPEKKAKVATPEDFIKIGVPAGWVPVLNKMGFNSVEELKAGNPNKVFNDLGGMRKKLKLDIAMPTKEEVMKWFE; translated from the coding sequence ATGAGTAATGCACTATCCGAACAGGAGATACAACGTCGCAAATCGTTAAATGATCTACGCGAACTGGGCATAAATCCCTATCCTGCCGAAGCTTTTGATGTGACCGCATGGGCACAGGACATTAATGACAATTTTGAAGCCGAGCCGGATAAGTATAAACAGGTTGTAATTGCAGGCCGTATCATGACTCGCCGCATTATGGGCAGTGCCTCCTTTTTTGAATTGCAGGACAGTACCGGCCGCGTTCAGATCTATATTAAACGAGATGATATTTGTCCCGGCGAAGATAAAACGCTTTATAATACCGTATTTAAAAAGCTTTTGGATATAGGCGATTATGTAGGCGTTAAAGGGTTTGTTTTTTTAACGCAAACCGGCGAAATATCGGTACATACAGAAGAGCTTACTGTACTTTCTAAGTCGTTGAAGCCGCTGCCGGTTGTAAAACGCGAAGACGACGGCACCATACACGACGGCTTTACCGACCCCGAAATGCGTTACCGCCAGCGTTATGTAGATTTAACGGTTAATCCTGAATATAAAAACATCTTTATCAACCGCTCAAAGGTGATCAGCAGCATGCGTGCCTATTTTAACGCGCAGGGCTGGATGGAGGTTGAAACGCCTATACTACAGCCTGTGCACGGCGGTGCTGCAGCGCGGCCTTTTGCCACGCATCACAACACGCTGGATATGCCGCTGTTTTTACGCATCGCCAACGAACTTTACCTGAAACGCCTTATTGTAGCCGGTTTTGATGGGGTATATGAATTTGGTAAGATGTTCCGTAACGAGGGTATGGACCGCACCCACAACCCCGAGTTTACCGCCATGGAGATATACGTAGCTTACAAAGATTATGTATGGATGATGGCCATGGTTGAAGAATGTTTAGAAACCGTTGCTAAAGCTGTGCACGGCGTGCCCGTGGTACAGGTAGGCCAAAATGAGATAAACTTTGCGGGCCCGTACGAAAAGCTGTCGATGTACGATTCTATCTTGAAATATACCGGTATAGATGTATCTGCCATGGACGAAACAGGCCTGCGTAAAGTATGCGCTGATTTGGCCATCGAGGTGGATGCCAGCATGGGCAAAGGCAAACTGATAGACGAGATATTCAGCGCTAAGGTTGAGCATAACCTGATACAGCCAACCTATATTACCGACTATCCCATTGAGATGACGCCGCTTGCTAAAAAGCACCGTACTAAAGACGGTTTGGTAGAGCGTTTTGAGTTGTTTGTTAATGGTAAAGAGATAGCTAACGCTTATTCGGAGTTAAATGACCCGATCGACCAGCGCGAGCGTTTAGAAGAACAACTGGTACTGGCCGGCCGCGGCGATGACGAGGCTATGGCCATGGACGACGACTTTTTACGCGCCCTTGAATACGGGATGCCGCCAACATCGGGCCTGGGCATTGGTATCGACCGTTTAGTGATGCTGATGACCAATCAAAGCACCATACAGGAAGTGTTGTTCTTCCCTCAGATGCGCCCGGAAAAGAAAGCCAAAGTAGCCACCCCGGAAGATTTTATTAAGATAGGCGTGCCCGCAGGATGGGTGCCCGTGCTTAATAAAATGGGCTTTAACAGCGTTGAAGAACTCAAAGCCGGCAACCCAAACAAGGTGTTCAACGATCTTGGCGGGATGCGCAAGAAACTAAAGCTGGACATCGCCATGCCGACAAAAGAAGAGGTAATGAAGTGGTTTGAATAG
- a CDS encoding HAD family hydrolase — translation MNIKVIAFDADDTLWVNEPYFRQTEEQFCTLLSSYASQHELERELLKIEIANLSLYGYGIKGFVLSMIEAAMKITQNTLSIEVVGEIIELGRQMLNQPIELLDGVEEVLETLKSKYRLVVATKGDLLDQERKLKKSGLNPYFHHIEIMSEKDDANFLKLIKHLDIKPDELLMVGNSLKSDVMPVLNIGGHAVHVPYHITWAHEQIEHSIDNERFKSAVTIKDILAYL, via the coding sequence ATGAATATTAAAGTGATCGCTTTTGATGCCGATGATACCCTCTGGGTTAACGAACCTTATTTCAGGCAAACTGAAGAGCAATTTTGCACGCTGTTATCATCGTATGCGTCGCAGCACGAACTGGAGCGCGAATTGCTGAAGATAGAAATAGCCAACCTGTCGCTTTATGGATATGGCATAAAGGGATTTGTGCTGTCGATGATTGAAGCGGCCATGAAGATCACCCAAAATACGTTAAGCATTGAAGTGGTGGGAGAGATCATAGAACTGGGAAGGCAAATGCTTAATCAGCCCATAGAACTGCTTGACGGGGTGGAAGAAGTGCTTGAAACGTTGAAAAGTAAATACCGGCTGGTAGTGGCCACTAAAGGCGACCTGCTCGACCAGGAACGAAAACTCAAAAAATCGGGACTTAATCCATACTTTCATCATATCGAAATTATGAGCGAAAAGGATGATGCCAACTTTCTTAAACTGATAAAACACCTGGATATTAAACCCGACGAACTATTAATGGTGGGCAACTCTCTAAAAAGCGATGTTATGCCGGTGCTTAATATCGGCGGCCATGCGGTGCACGTGCCTTATCATATCACCTGGGCCCATGAGCAAATTGAGCATAGTATAGATAACGAGCGCTTTAAGAGTGCTGTTACTATTAAGGATATCTTAGCGTACCTGTAA
- a CDS encoding chloramphenicol acetyltransferase, with the protein MKTKIDLETWSRKHHFEFFNAFDEPLFGATVNIDVTIAYQKAKQRGISFFLYYLHCILTAANKVEEFKYRVEDGEVYLYDVVNTSTTISRPDTTFGFSYIDHHPDLDQFIIGAQAEIKRVKSTVGLELRPVYNVLHVSAIPWVNFTALTHARNFAFKDSMPKISLGKITELNGRKTMPVSVTVHHGLMDGRHVGEFIDTFQELLNRQ; encoded by the coding sequence ATGAAGACAAAAATTGACCTGGAAACCTGGTCCCGCAAACACCATTTCGAATTTTTTAACGCTTTTGACGAACCCTTGTTCGGCGCTACTGTAAACATCGATGTAACCATTGCCTACCAAAAGGCTAAGCAACGCGGCATATCATTTTTTTTGTATTATCTGCACTGTATTTTAACAGCGGCCAACAAGGTGGAAGAGTTTAAGTATCGTGTGGAAGATGGCGAGGTATATTTATATGATGTGGTGAATACATCAACAACCATTAGCAGGCCCGATACCACCTTTGGATTTTCGTATATAGATCATCACCCCGATCTGGACCAATTTATTATTGGCGCGCAGGCCGAAATCAAGCGTGTAAAAAGCACCGTAGGCCTTGAATTGCGGCCTGTATATAATGTTTTACATGTATCGGCTATACCATGGGTAAATTTTACAGCGTTAACGCATGCCCGTAACTTCGCGTTTAAGGACAGCATGCCCAAGATATCTTTAGGTAAAATAACCGAACTGAACGGTAGAAAGACTATGCCTGTTTCGGTTACGGTACATCACGGCCTGATGGACGGGCGCCACGTAGGCGAGTTTATTGATACTTTCCAGGAATTGCTTAACAGGCAGTAA
- a CDS encoding type II CAAX prenyl endopeptidase Rce1 family protein has product MLKEFFAIRAYPTLGTERRCQQKLVLLLQIYGIIFLFNLLTAPIALAVDFFATHVLHFKSITKQYHVSMLRFFEKFGYFKAVLYICIAAPVIEESIFRLPLSFKRQHIALSLGFALVLAAKILPRLQQQGLAVNLLARAILFVVGYLIFNRVLPRVKSPGEKLQSRLIIISILGFGLMHIFNYVPLQWSIIYLYPFFVIPQLLMGWFLTYIRFKNGFFWGIALHALVNSVSMLIYTAFRH; this is encoded by the coding sequence ATGTTAAAAGAATTCTTCGCTATTCGGGCTTATCCCACATTAGGTACAGAGCGCCGTTGTCAACAAAAGCTGGTATTGCTGCTGCAAATTTATGGCATTATATTTTTGTTTAACCTGTTAACAGCGCCAATAGCTTTGGCGGTTGACTTTTTTGCAACCCACGTGCTGCATTTTAAAAGTATAACCAAACAGTACCATGTTTCGATGCTGAGGTTTTTCGAAAAATTTGGGTACTTCAAGGCAGTATTATATATCTGCATCGCCGCGCCTGTAATTGAGGAAAGCATCTTCCGTTTGCCGCTATCTTTTAAAAGGCAGCATATCGCTTTGTCGCTTGGTTTTGCACTGGTGCTGGCTGCAAAAATCCTGCCCCGTCTTCAACAACAAGGCCTCGCAGTAAACCTGTTGGCAAGGGCGATACTATTTGTTGTGGGTTATTTAATTTTTAACCGGGTTTTACCCCGGGTTAAGTCGCCCGGCGAAAAACTGCAAAGCCGGCTAATAATCATATCCATCCTTGGTTTTGGGCTCATGCATATTTTCAACTACGTGCCGCTGCAATGGAGTATCATCTACCTATATCCATTCTTTGTGATCCCCCAGTTGCTCATGGGTTGGTTTCTAACTTACATCCGTTTTAAAAACGGCTTTTTCTGGGGCATAGCCCTGCATGCCCTGGTTAACAGCGTATCCATGCTGATATACACGGCTTTCAGGCATTAA
- a CDS encoding long-chain fatty acid--CoA ligase, with protein MNIVAEQSTIPELIRNIVANIHPEDQTFLIHKVKDTWVEISYKQALEKIDALSAWFLNIGIKKGDRLALIIENGPDYIYYDQALQQIGAVNTSIYPTLSENEIEYILNDSESRTIITGNPFLCRKVLKIANNCPSLIRIIPAFEGFEKFTEGLQLNAGVVGFKKVIEEGLAIVDEYRMAINAAREAILPSDLSCLIYTSGTTGTPKGVMLTHYNLTENCRTSLIQIPIIEKTDMFLSFLPLSHVFERMATYYICMNKGCAIAFAQSLELLARNMAEVKPTVMCCVPRLLERIHDKAMKNGLAAGGVKTKIFTWALKIGRQYRLEQEAGKKPGIILSAQQKLADKLVFSKIKEKTGGRLKVLLSGGGALPKNIGEFFGDIGIKLLEGFGLTETSPVMAVTENDRIIYGTVGRIIPGIEVGIQNVDTKKIYTIQTHESFNPNFESEEGEIIVRGHCVMKGYWKKPEETASVIDTEGWFHTGDIGRFHRGNLQITDRLKNMLVNAYGKNVYPTPVENTYLKSPKIEQVFLIGDKREYITAILVPGRETLQDAFNMGDDFFEKPELFIEEKEIVDWIAQDVKRLSNELAKFERIKNFKVKRTPFSMEAGEITPTLKAKRKVIEKKYADAIDDLYNWEDDTE; from the coding sequence ATGAACATTGTAGCTGAGCAATCAACTATACCGGAACTGATCCGTAATATTGTTGCTAACATACACCCCGAAGACCAGACTTTCCTGATCCATAAGGTAAAGGATACCTGGGTTGAAATATCCTATAAACAAGCGCTTGAGAAGATCGATGCCTTATCGGCCTGGTTCTTGAATATAGGCATCAAAAAAGGCGACCGCCTTGCCCTGATCATCGAGAACGGCCCCGATTATATTTATTACGACCAGGCGTTACAGCAAATAGGCGCGGTAAATACATCGATATACCCCACCCTTTCTGAAAACGAAATAGAATACATACTTAACGATTCGGAATCACGCACCATCATCACGGGCAATCCGTTTTTATGCCGCAAAGTTTTGAAGATTGCCAATAATTGCCCCTCGCTTATCCGCATTATCCCGGCTTTTGAGGGCTTCGAAAAGTTTACTGAAGGCCTGCAGCTAAATGCCGGCGTTGTGGGCTTTAAAAAAGTAATAGAAGAAGGTTTAGCTATTGTAGATGAATACCGCATGGCCATAAATGCCGCCCGCGAAGCCATCCTGCCGTCTGATCTTTCCTGCCTCATCTATACGTCGGGCACTACGGGTACGCCAAAAGGTGTAATGCTTACCCATTACAACCTTACAGAAAACTGTCGCACAAGTTTGATTCAGATACCGATAATTGAAAAGACGGATATGTTTCTGTCTTTCCTGCCGCTTTCGCATGTGTTTGAACGTATGGCTACCTACTACATCTGCATGAATAAGGGCTGCGCCATCGCCTTTGCCCAAAGCCTTGAATTGTTGGCCCGTAACATGGCCGAGGTTAAGCCAACCGTTATGTGCTGTGTGCCGCGGCTGCTTGAGCGTATACATGACAAGGCCATGAAGAACGGCCTTGCGGCCGGCGGTGTTAAAACAAAAATATTTACCTGGGCCCTTAAAATTGGGCGCCAATATCGATTGGAACAAGAGGCCGGTAAAAAGCCCGGCATTATACTCAGCGCACAGCAGAAACTGGCGGACAAGCTGGTATTCAGTAAAATAAAAGAAAAAACAGGCGGCCGTTTAAAAGTGCTGTTATCAGGCGGCGGCGCGCTGCCCAAAAATATCGGTGAGTTTTTTGGTGATATCGGTATAAAACTACTGGAAGGTTTCGGCCTTACGGAGACCTCTCCCGTTATGGCGGTTACCGAGAATGACCGCATTATATACGGCACCGTTGGCCGCATTATACCAGGCATTGAGGTGGGCATACAAAACGTGGATACCAAAAAAATATACACCATACAAACTCACGAAAGCTTTAACCCAAATTTTGAATCAGAAGAGGGCGAGATCATTGTGCGGGGGCATTGCGTAATGAAAGGGTACTGGAAAAAGCCCGAAGAGACCGCCTCCGTTATCGACACCGAGGGGTGGTTTCATACTGGCGACATTGGTCGTTTTCACCGCGGAAACCTGCAGATTACCGACAGGTTAAAAAATATGCTTGTAAATGCCTATGGTAAAAATGTTTACCCCACCCCGGTAGAGAACACTTATTTAAAAAGCCCAAAAATTGAACAGGTATTTTTAATTGGCGATAAACGCGAATACATTACCGCCATACTGGTGCCGGGCCGCGAAACCTTGCAGGATGCCTTTAATATGGGGGACGACTTTTTTGAAAAACCTGAGCTTTTTATCGAGGAAAAGGAAATTGTTGACTGGATAGCTCAGGACGTGAAGCGTTTATCAAACGAGCTGGCCAAGTTTGAGCGTATTAAAAACTTTAAGGTAAAGCGCACCCCGTTCAGCATGGAGGCCGGTGAAATTACCCCAACGCTTAAAGCCAAACGCAAAGTAATAGAAAAGAAATATGCCGATGCCATTGACGACCTGTATAATTGGGAAGATGACACCGAATAG
- a CDS encoding DUF2625 domain-containing protein has translation MRPINILTADKSGQTILKQLVKAAKNPVTILPANQEKADEALYQTQVTTRSLMGAVIYFTGGILIDNGWIRILGCGSDSKMNRSLPKWNKGKTFKEFGKKPTYLLIGDDAIGGLFAINGGALGQELGKVYYLAPETLKWESLGQGYSEFLDFCLNGNLDLFYKGDKWEGWQKDVATLNGDNVFSFYPYLWSKEGKDISKSLRTIVPLQEQYDLTISTIKQLGL, from the coding sequence ATGCGCCCAATAAATATTCTCACAGCAGATAAAAGCGGGCAAACTATTCTAAAACAACTGGTTAAAGCAGCTAAAAACCCGGTAACTATATTGCCGGCGAATCAGGAAAAAGCGGACGAAGCTCTTTATCAAACTCAAGTAACAACACGCTCTTTAATGGGCGCTGTAATTTATTTTACAGGTGGTATTTTAATTGACAACGGTTGGATACGTATACTTGGATGTGGGAGTGACAGCAAAATGAATAGAAGCCTACCAAAATGGAATAAAGGCAAAACCTTTAAAGAGTTTGGAAAAAAACCCACGTACCTGCTTATTGGTGACGATGCCATAGGCGGACTGTTCGCTATAAATGGCGGGGCATTGGGCCAAGAATTGGGTAAAGTTTATTACCTGGCGCCTGAAACCCTGAAATGGGAATCGCTTGGCCAGGGTTATTCTGAGTTTTTAGATTTTTGCTTAAACGGTAACCTTGATCTTTTTTATAAAGGCGATAAATGGGAAGGCTGGCAAAAAGATGTCGCCACTTTAAACGGGGACAACGTTTTTAGCTTTTATCCTTACTTATGGAGTAAAGAGGGTAAAGATATCAGTAAATCATTACGAACTATTGTTCCTTTGCAGGAACAATATGACTTGACCATTTCAACTATAAAACAACTTGGACTATAA
- a CDS encoding iron-sulfur cluster assembly accessory protein produces the protein MVTVTDKAKAKIDALMRDSGLDSSYFLRVSVQGGGCSGLSYNLDFDNEEKKGDQFFEDRGVRFALDMKSFLYLAGTELDFSDGLNGKGFNFHNPNATRTCGCGESFSV, from the coding sequence ATGGTAACTGTAACTGATAAAGCAAAAGCTAAAATAGATGCATTGATGCGCGATAGCGGGCTGGATAGCTCGTACTTTTTGCGTGTATCTGTACAGGGCGGCGGCTGTTCCGGTTTATCTTACAACCTCGATTTTGATAACGAGGAAAAAAAGGGCGACCAGTTTTTTGAAGACCGCGGCGTACGCTTTGCCCTGGATATGAAATCGTTTTTATACCTGGCCGGTACCGAGCTTGATTTTAGCGACGGACTGAACGGCAAGGGCTTTAATTTCCACAACCCCAACGCCACCCGCACCTGCGGCTGTGGTGAAAGCTTCTCGGTATAA
- the iscU gene encoding Fe-S cluster assembly scaffold IscU, producing the protein MAYSDKVIDHYTNPRNVGTLDKSSHKVGTGLVGAPECGDVMRLQIQVDDNNIITDAKFKTFGCGSAIASSSLATEWLKGKSVDDAMKIDNMDIVEELALPPVKIHCSVLAEDAIKAAINDFRVKNGMEPIALEKSHH; encoded by the coding sequence ATGGCTTATTCAGATAAAGTAATTGACCATTATACTAACCCCCGCAATGTGGGTACGTTAGATAAGAGCAGCCACAAGGTTGGTACCGGCCTTGTTGGTGCGCCAGAGTGCGGCGACGTTATGCGCTTGCAGATACAGGTTGATGATAACAACATCATCACCGATGCAAAATTTAAAACCTTTGGCTGCGGTTCGGCAATCGCTTCTTCATCTTTAGCTACCGAGTGGTTAAAGGGCAAAAGCGTTGACGACGCCATGAAGATAGATAACATGGATATCGTTGAAGAACTGGCTTTGCCACCGGTAAAGATCCACTGCTCGGTTTTGGCAGAAGATGCTATAAAAGCAGCTATTAACGATTTCCGCGTTAAAAACGGCATGGAGCCGATCGCGCTGGAAAAATCACATCACTAA
- a CDS encoding IscS subfamily cysteine desulfurase, which translates to MNIPIYLDNNATTPMDPRVLDAMLPYFTQKFGNAASRNHPFGWVAEEGVDYAREQVAKLIGASEKEIIFTSGATESDNLAIKGVFEMYKEKGNHIITAVTEHKAVLDACKHVEKLGGRVTYLPVKPDGLVDLATLEAAMTSETILVSIMYGNNEIGVIQPIKEIAAIAHKYGALFMTDATQAVGKIPVNVIADGIDLLALSAHKMYGPKGVGALYVRRKGPRVKVTAQMDGGGHERGMRSGTLNVPGIVGLGKACEIAGLEMESEAKRLSALRDKLESALTVLEESYVNGNVEHRLPHVANISFKYVEGEGLMMAMKDLAVSSGSACTSASLEPSYVLKSLGLSDDLAHSSIRFGLGRFTTEEEVDYAVEVTKKAVTHLRELSPLWEMFKEGIDLDSIEWAEH; encoded by the coding sequence ATGAACATCCCAATTTATTTAGATAATAACGCCACTACCCCTATGGACCCAAGGGTGCTTGATGCTATGCTGCCTTACTTTACCCAAAAGTTTGGTAATGCTGCAAGCCGTAACCACCCGTTTGGCTGGGTAGCCGAAGAGGGCGTTGATTATGCACGCGAGCAGGTTGCAAAACTTATCGGCGCTTCTGAAAAAGAGATCATCTTTACATCGGGCGCTACCGAATCTGACAACCTTGCTATTAAGGGTGTATTTGAAATGTATAAAGAAAAAGGCAATCATATTATTACTGCCGTTACCGAGCATAAGGCCGTTTTAGATGCCTGCAAGCACGTTGAAAAGCTTGGCGGACGGGTTACTTACCTGCCGGTTAAACCGGACGGCCTGGTTGACCTTGCCACCCTTGAAGCAGCCATGACCAGCGAAACCATCCTGGTATCCATCATGTATGGCAATAACGAAATTGGCGTTATACAACCTATAAAAGAAATTGCTGCCATAGCGCATAAATACGGTGCACTATTCATGACGGATGCTACACAGGCTGTTGGTAAAATACCGGTTAACGTTATTGCTGATGGTATCGACCTGCTGGCCTTATCGGCACATAAAATGTACGGCCCTAAGGGGGTTGGCGCTTTATACGTACGCCGTAAAGGTCCGCGTGTTAAGGTGACCGCGCAAATGGATGGCGGCGGCCACGAACGCGGCATGCGTTCGGGTACGTTAAACGTACCGGGCATTGTTGGCCTGGGCAAAGCCTGCGAAATTGCCGGTTTAGAAATGGAAAGCGAAGCCAAACGCCTTTCGGCCCTGCGCGATAAGCTGGAAAGTGCTTTAACTGTATTGGAAGAAAGCTACGTGAATGGTAATGTAGAACACCGCTTGCCGCATGTTGCCAATATATCATTTAAATATGTTGAAGGCGAAGGTTTGATGATGGCCATGAAAGACCTGGCAGTATCGTCGGGTTCGGCTTGTACATCGGCATCGTTAGAGCCATCTTACGTTTTAAAAAGCTTAGGATTATCTGACGACCTGGCGCACTCGTCTATACGTTTTGGCCTGGGCCGCTTTACAACCGAAGAGGAAGTTGATTACGCTGTTGAAGTAACCAAAAAAGCGGTTACTCACCTGCGCGAACTGTCACCGCTTTGGGAAATGTTTAAAGAAGGCATTGACCTTGACTCGATAGAGTGGGCAGAACACTAA
- the mce gene encoding methylmalonyl-CoA epimerase: MNKIEHIGIAVNSVKQAGDIYQKLLNTTVYKTEDVATEGVKTAFLQAGPNKIELLEATNTDSPIAKFIEKRGEGIHHIAFDVTDIAAEMARLKAEGFVLLNDVPKKGADNKLVCFVHPKGMNGVLVELCQEDTRSAPK; encoded by the coding sequence ATGAATAAGATAGAGCACATAGGCATTGCGGTTAACAGTGTTAAACAGGCGGGCGATATCTACCAGAAATTGCTTAACACAACTGTTTATAAAACAGAAGATGTGGCCACCGAGGGGGTTAAAACCGCGTTTTTGCAGGCCGGGCCAAATAAGATAGAACTGCTGGAAGCCACCAATACGGATAGTCCTATTGCTAAATTTATTGAAAAACGCGGCGAAGGCATCCACCATATAGCCTTTGATGTAACCGATATTGCTGCCGAAATGGCCCGCCTTAAAGCAGAAGGCTTTGTTTTATTGAATGATGTACCAAAAAAGGGCGCCGATAATAAGCTGGTTTGCTTTGTGCACCCAAAGGGAATGAATGGGGTTTTGGTAGAGTTGTGCCAGGAGGACACCCGAAGCGCCCCGAAGTAG